The Amycolatopsis endophytica genome includes the window GGCACGAAACGGGCGATCGCGGGTGTGTCGATCGGCGGTTACGGCGCGCTCGCGTATTCCTTCCTGCACAAGGGAATGTTCGGTGCGGCGGCCTCGTACAGCGGTATCCCGAACACGTTGTTCCCCGGCACGCCCGAGGTGATCCAGGGAATCCTGGTGCGGGCGGGGCACTACAACTTCTTCGACCTGTGGGGCGACGAGAAGGCGAGCTTCCCGATCTGGTGGTCGCGCAACCCGTACAACCACATCGACGACCTTCGCGGGGTCGAGCTCTACATCTCCTGCGGTGACGGCCGGACCGGCCCGCTCGACCCGCCGGGGCAGTCCGATCCGCTGGAACCGGCGGCGCTGCTCACGTCCAGGAGCTTCACAGACAAGCTGAAGCTGATGGGCGTTCCGGCCACTGTGGACTACTACGGCGCGGGCACGCACAGCTGGCCCTACTGGGAACGGGCACTGCACGACTCATGGCCGGTGCTCGCTCCCGCGCTCGGTTTGTAACGGGAATCTCCGGAGGTATTTTGTGATGAAGAACCGCAGTTTCCGGCGGCGGCTGCTGGCCGCGCTGGTGGGGGTGGCGCTCGCGGCGGGCGGCGCGGTGGCGACCATGACGGCGCCGGCCGCGGTGGCGGCCGGCCCGGTGATCCCCGGCCCGCTCGACGACTCGTTCTACAGCCCGCCGTCACCGCTGCCCGCGGGCCAGCCGGGTGACGTGATCCGCTGGCGCCCGTCGGTGCCGATGATGAACGCGGCGAACGCGGACGCGTGGGAGGTGATGTACCTGTCGACGAACGCGCTGGGGGAGCGCAACGCCGTCACCGGCACGATCATGGTGCCCAAGGGCGTGGACCCGTCGACGGCGCCGATCGTCGGGTTCGCCGTCGGGACGCAGGGCCCGGCCTTCAAATGCACCCCGTCGAAGGCCATCTCGCGGGGGACGCTCTACGACCAGCCGGCCATCAACGACTCGCTGAGCAGCGGGTACGCCGTGGCGGTGACCGACTACGAGGGTTACTCCCCGAACACGGTGCCGACGTACATCACCGGCCAGTCGATGGGCCCGGCCGTGATCGACTCGGTGCGGGCCGCCCAGCGCCTCGCACAGGCGGGCCTGTCCGAGGACTCGAAGGTGATCTTCCAGGGCTACTCCCAGGGCGGCGGCGGCGCGCTGTGGGCCGCCGAGAAGCAGCCGTCGTACGCACCGGAGATGAACCTGGTCGGCGTGGCGGCAGGCGGTGTGCCCGCGGACCTGACCGAGGTCGCCAAGGGCCTCGACGGCTACCTCGGGTTCGGCTTCCTGGCCTTCGCCGCGGTCGGCCTGGACGCGGCCTACCCGGAGCTGGACCTGGACTCCTACCTGAACGACACCGGCCGCACCGAACTGGCGGACGCCAAGGCGAACGCGTGCGTGGTGGAACTGCTGGCCAACTACCCGTTCAAGAAGATCAGCGACTACACCACGTCCAACCCGCTGGACACCCCGCAGTGGCAGGCGCGCCTGGCGGAGAACAAGCTGGGCTCGGCACCGCCGCGGGTGCCGGTGTTCCAGTACCACGCGGCCACCGACGAGATCGTCAACACGCCCCAGGCGGACGCGCTGCACAAGCAGTACTGCGCGGCGGGGGTGACCGAGCAGTGGCAGACCTACGTGTCCGACCACCTGAGCGGGATCTTCGCGGGCAACGGGGACGCCCACCAGTGGATCGTGGACCGGTTCGCGGGCGAGGAAGCGCCGTCCAACTGCTGAGGTGCCGATGACGCCGGGCGGCCCGGTTCCTGCCGGGCCGCCCGGTCTTTCACGCCGCGAGCACCTCGGACTTCTCCGCGCCCTTCACCAGCAGCATCCGGTACTTCGCCACGTGCTTGGCCGCCCCGAACCCGGCGACCGCGACGAACCGGTCCCCGGCGAAGTACCCCACGACGGTGCCCTTCACCGGCCCGCCGGACAGGCCCTCGCCCTGCAGCGGCTGCACGGTGCCCGCCAGTTGCGGGCGCCCCGCCATCTGGATCTTCAACCCGAACTGGTCGGACCAGAAGTACGGCACGGCGGGGGCGGTCTGCTCGCCGCCGAGGATGTCGCGTGCCACCACGGTCGCCTGGTCGGTCACGCTGGTCCAGTGTTCGTACCGGAAGCGGCCGCCGTGGCCGGGGTCCTCCCACGCCGCGACGTCCCCGACCGCCCACACGCCGGTCGTGCCCAGCACGCGGCCGGTGGTGTCGCAGGCCAGTCCGTTGCTCACGTCCAGGTCGGGGTTCGTGCTCAGCCAGTCGAGCCGGGGCGCGGCGCCGATGCCGACCAGCACCACGTCCGCCGACACTTCGCTCCCGTCGGCGAGCCGGACCGTGTGAGCGTCCACGAAACCGGTCATCTTCGTGCCGAGCCGCAGGTCGGCCCCTGCCTCGCGGAGCAGCCGCGCGCACAGCACCCCGACTTCGGGACCCAGCGCCCGCTCGCACGGCACCGGCCCGGCCTCCAGCACCGTGACGTCCAGCCCCTGGTCGCGGGCCGCGCTGGCGACCTCGGCGCCGATGAACCCGGCACCGACGACGAGCAGCGAAGACGCCTTGCCGAGCGCCGACCGCAGCGCGAGCGCGTCGTCCAGGGTGCGCAGCGTGTGCACGGCCTCGGGCTGGCCCGGCAGCCTGCGCGCGTCCGCGCCGGTGGCGATGACGACCGCGTCCGCGGGCAGCGTGGTCCCGTCGGCGAGTTCGACGGCCCCGGTCCGCAGTCCCGCGGCCGGCACGCCGAGGTAGGTGTCCACGTCGAGCCCGGTCAGCGCGTCGGCGTCCTTGAGCACGATGCGCTCGGGTGTCCAGGCGCCGGTCAGGATCTGCTTCGACAGCGGCGGCCGGTCGTAGGGCGCGTGCGGCTCGGCCCCGACGAGGCTGATCCGGCCCCGGTAACCCTGGTTGCGCAGCTGCTCCGCGGTGCGCACCCCGCCCAGCCCGGCCCCGACCACCACGACGCGCTCGACCACAGACACTCCTTCGCTCGACGATCACCACCATGATCGGGGCAGGCGGCCCGGTTGGCGAGACCCGTCCGGAGGCAAGCGTTTGCGCGGGGTTTCGCGAGGACCCTCGGACGCGTCATGGTGTCCTCATGAAGGTCTTCGTCACCGGGGGAACCGGCGCGATCGGCGGGCACGCCGTTCCCGCGCTGATCGAAGCAGATCACGTGGTCACGGCCCTGTCCCGCAGCGTCGCGAAGGACGCCGTTCTCGAACGGCAGGGGGCGAAGCCGGTGCGGGTGGACCTGTTCGACCGCGCCGCGCTGGCGGAGGCGATGTCCGGGCACGACGCCGTGGTGAACCTGGCCACGGCACTCCCGTCGATGGCGAAGTTCCTGTCGCGGGCCGCGCACCGGGACAACACCCGGATCCGCACGCAGGGTTCGGCGACCCTGGTCGATGCCGCGATCGACGCCCGTGTCGGGCGGTTCGTGCAGGAGTCGGTCAGCATGCTCTACCGCGACCGCGGCGCCGAATGGGTCGACGAGGACTGGCCGGCCGACCACTACCCGATGGCCCGGGGCAATCACGCGGCCGAGGCCAACGCGCGGCGCTTCACCGAGGCCGGTGGCGTCGGAGTGGTGCTGCGGTTCGGCTGGTTCTACGGTCCGGGCGCGGCCCACGCGGAGCAGATGCTGGCCGCCGCGCGACGGCACGTGGGCCTGATGCTCGGCCCGCCGGGCGGTTACCTGTCCACGATCCACCTGGCCGACGCGGCGACCGCGGTGGTCGCCGCGCTGGCCGTGCCAGCCGGGACGTACAACGTGGTGGACGACGAGCCGCTCACGAAGCGCGAGTTCACGCGGGCGATGGCGCACGCCGCCGGGGCCCGGACCTGGGTGCGCGGCCCGGGCAGCGTGGCGCTGCTGTTCGGCTCGCGAATGACCTCGCTGACCCGCTCGCTACGCGTGAGCAACGCCCGGCTGCGCGAGGCGAGCGACTGGCGGCCCCGCTACCCGAGCGCACGGGAAGGCTGGACCGCGACGGCCACCCACCTCCACCCCTGACCCGCGAGTCCCACGTTCCCGCGCGCGAGTTCTGCACTCGTCACCGCCACCCGGTCACGCGACCGGCCGTGCGCCCGAGCCACCCCCTCGTCGGCTCGGACCGCCGGAAATCGCCGCGCCGGAAAACACCCGTGCGGGTGAGGAAAACGGAGGCCCGGAACGACCGGCTCCAGGGTTTTCGGCCGTTCCGGGCCTCCAGGCGCTCACTCGGCGGGAGCGTCCCGCCGGTGGTGCCGTCCAGTGGGGGACAGGTGGTGGCGCCATCTCGCCGGGCGGTCGGTCTCGTGCGTGTTGCCCGATCTCGAGCCGCTCCCGAGCACGTCCGCGGCCGTGACCAGGCGTTGTCCGCCGTCCTGATCGGTCACGGGCACCAGCAGCCCCTTTGTCGCGTCGGTCCGGCAGTCACCGGACACGACACCCACGCGCACGGTCACCTCGGGTCCGTCGTCGTCGCGGTCGAGGTACATGAGCCTCCGCCCGACCGGGAAGGCGTCTGCCTGCCGATGGTGGTCGTGGGACGTGGTCGTCATCCGGTTCTCCCCTCGCTTGAACGAAATCCAACAGCGCGCACCGCCGGGGTCCGGAGCGGATGGTCCGCCGTCTGCCTGCCTCTGGCGACGGCGGAACCCGATGCTAACCGGCAAATCGCGCGAACACGACCCCTTGTTTCTCAGAAGTCCTTCGCGCGCACCGGGTCGCG containing:
- a CDS encoding NAD-dependent epimerase/dehydratase family protein — encoded protein: MKVFVTGGTGAIGGHAVPALIEADHVVTALSRSVAKDAVLERQGAKPVRVDLFDRAALAEAMSGHDAVVNLATALPSMAKFLSRAAHRDNTRIRTQGSATLVDAAIDARVGRFVQESVSMLYRDRGAEWVDEDWPADHYPMARGNHAAEANARRFTEAGGVGVVLRFGWFYGPGAAHAEQMLAAARRHVGLMLGPPGGYLSTIHLADAATAVVAALAVPAGTYNVVDDEPLTKREFTRAMAHAAGARTWVRGPGSVALLFGSRMTSLTRSLRVSNARLREASDWRPRYPSAREGWTATATHLHP
- a CDS encoding NAD(P)/FAD-dependent oxidoreductase translates to MVERVVVVGAGLGGVRTAEQLRNQGYRGRISLVGAEPHAPYDRPPLSKQILTGAWTPERIVLKDADALTGLDVDTYLGVPAAGLRTGAVELADGTTLPADAVVIATGADARRLPGQPEAVHTLRTLDDALALRSALGKASSLLVVGAGFIGAEVASAARDQGLDVTVLEAGPVPCERALGPEVGVLCARLLREAGADLRLGTKMTGFVDAHTVRLADGSEVSADVVLVGIGAAPRLDWLSTNPDLDVSNGLACDTTGRVLGTTGVWAVGDVAAWEDPGHGGRFRYEHWTSVTDQATVVARDILGGEQTAPAVPYFWSDQFGLKIQMAGRPQLAGTVQPLQGEGLSGGPVKGTVVGYFAGDRFVAVAGFGAAKHVAKYRMLLVKGAEKSEVLAA
- a CDS encoding lipase family protein, with protein sequence MKNRSFRRRLLAALVGVALAAGGAVATMTAPAAVAAGPVIPGPLDDSFYSPPSPLPAGQPGDVIRWRPSVPMMNAANADAWEVMYLSTNALGERNAVTGTIMVPKGVDPSTAPIVGFAVGTQGPAFKCTPSKAISRGTLYDQPAINDSLSSGYAVAVTDYEGYSPNTVPTYITGQSMGPAVIDSVRAAQRLAQAGLSEDSKVIFQGYSQGGGGALWAAEKQPSYAPEMNLVGVAAGGVPADLTEVAKGLDGYLGFGFLAFAAVGLDAAYPELDLDSYLNDTGRTELADAKANACVVELLANYPFKKISDYTTSNPLDTPQWQARLAENKLGSAPPRVPVFQYHAATDEIVNTPQADALHKQYCAAGVTEQWQTYVSDHLSGIFAGNGDAHQWIVDRFAGEEAPSNC
- a CDS encoding alpha/beta hydrolase codes for the protein MRTVRAGRRRRRWASLLTLPVVAMIAGAALAAPVSAATVSADDGAKVVTETWIDDRTVDLEIDSPALGTTGMVRLIVPVNWRAEPTRTWPTLWLLHGCCEPVDYRSWDQFTDVKAFTADKDAIVVMPTDGPAGMYTKWWNFGLKSTPDWDRFHTEEVRQIVERGYRGGTKRAIAGVSIGGYGALAYSFLHKGMFGAAASYSGIPNTLFPGTPEVIQGILVRAGHYNFFDLWGDEKASFPIWWSRNPYNHIDDLRGVELYISCGDGRTGPLDPPGQSDPLEPAALLTSRSFTDKLKLMGVPATVDYYGAGTHSWPYWERALHDSWPVLAPALGL